A single Defluviitalea saccharophila DNA region contains:
- a CDS encoding endonuclease/exonuclease/phosphatase family protein, whose product MRLALKKRLLLGFFIICCLFAIPLSIFAPTEIMDTFASSDSIKIISYNIHYGMSLKKQPALDQILSFLKSSDSDIIFLQEVDRKTFRSYFQNQPEYIAKKLSMDYMYTPTQNMIAGQTGNMILSRYPIVASEEYTLSFDKYPRKLQKAVIQAPSGDLAVFNTHLDLSRSIRKEQIDEILKILEETKEPFVLAGDMNAPDPSELYKLSSLAIDTGKAMKKETLPTFINKKYISRIDYIFTSKNISLQSYEVPTLNLSDHEPVIIEIQ is encoded by the coding sequence ATGCGACTTGCCCTAAAAAAACGGTTATTATTGGGATTTTTTATCATCTGCTGCCTTTTCGCGATTCCTTTGAGCATTTTTGCTCCTACGGAAATAATGGATACTTTTGCTTCCTCTGATTCTATTAAAATTATTTCTTATAATATCCACTATGGAATGAGTCTAAAAAAACAGCCTGCCTTAGATCAGATATTATCTTTTCTAAAATCCTCCGATAGCGATATTATTTTTCTTCAGGAAGTAGATCGTAAAACGTTTCGTTCTTATTTTCAAAATCAACCGGAATATATCGCAAAAAAGCTCTCGATGGATTATATGTATACTCCTACTCAAAACATGATTGCAGGGCAAACCGGAAATATGATTCTCAGTCGTTATCCTATTGTAGCTTCTGAAGAATACACGCTTTCCTTTGATAAATATCCAAGAAAGCTACAAAAAGCTGTTATTCAGGCTCCTTCCGGAGATTTAGCTGTTTTTAATACCCATTTAGATTTATCCAGATCGATTCGCAAAGAGCAAATAGATGAAATTCTAAAGATATTAGAAGAAACCAAAGAACCTTTCGTTCTTGCAGGAGATATGAATGCCCCCGATCCATCGGAATTATATAAATTATCTTCTTTAGCCATTGATACGGGAAAAGCTATGAAAAAAGAAACTCTCCCTACTTTCATCAATAAAAAATATATATCCCGTATTGACTATATATTTACTTCTAAAAATATCTCCCTTCAATCCTATGAAGTGCCAACTCTCAACCTTTCTGATCATGAACCGGTTATCATAGAAATTCAATAG
- a CDS encoding YitT family protein, with protein sequence MSYVRTYYKNILMIFLGTFILSIPINGILVRYHLLSGGVTGIAMLLNLLFKWDMSLLVLVLNIPIFIIGYKFINKKFICLSLIGMLSFTVSLSLTKNIHIPTDDILVAVLLGGVLNGLGSGIVFRGSGSTGGMDIISKIMNKFFSLSMGSVGFGINIIIILLSGIFFGVDLSVYTLALMFISSQTTNYVVDGLNYKRTISIITNNQDEICEHIIHEVKRGVTILHGEGAYTKTPKAIITCTVGIREVAKIKEIVKQIDPNAFMTITETAQVFGSGFLRLNKMD encoded by the coding sequence ATGTCCTATGTACGAACTTATTACAAAAACATACTGATGATTTTCTTAGGCACTTTTATTCTTAGCATCCCTATTAATGGCATTCTCGTTCGGTATCATTTGCTTAGCGGAGGCGTTACCGGAATTGCCATGCTTTTGAATCTTCTTTTTAAGTGGGATATGAGTTTGCTTGTTTTGGTTCTAAATATTCCTATTTTCATTATAGGCTATAAATTCATCAACAAAAAATTCATTTGCCTGAGTTTAATTGGCATGCTTTCATTTACAGTTTCCCTTTCTCTAACAAAAAACATACATATACCAACCGACGATATTTTAGTTGCAGTCCTTTTAGGAGGCGTACTAAACGGGCTGGGCTCCGGAATCGTTTTTCGCGGAAGCGGCTCCACCGGCGGCATGGATATCATCTCTAAAATAATGAATAAATTTTTCTCTCTTAGCATGGGTTCGGTTGGATTTGGAATTAATATCATTATCATTCTTCTATCAGGAATCTTTTTTGGTGTCGATTTATCCGTATACACTCTGGCTTTAATGTTTATTTCTTCCCAAACAACCAATTATGTAGTGGACGGATTAAATTATAAAAGAACGATTTCAATTATTACAAATAACCAGGATGAAATATGTGAACACATTATTCACGAAGTAAAAAGAGGGGTAACGATTCTGCATGGAGAAGGTGCTTACACCAAAACCCCAAAAGCGATTATCACTTGTACTGTAGGGATTAGAGAAGTGGCAAAAATTAAAGAAATCGTAAAACAAATAGACCCTAATGCCTTTATGACCATAACAGAAACCGCTCAGGTATTTGGTTCTGGCTTTTTACGTTTAAATAAAATGGACTAA
- a CDS encoding efflux RND transporter permease subunit, with translation MKLSKVSIQRPVTTVMVVFIVILLGIVSIGRLPVDLLPSFELPYALVMTSYNGAGPQEIESLITKPLESMVGTVSNLKNITSTSSNGSSMIFVEFNDGTDMDVAMLNMREKIDMIKDFLPEDAEDPLVMALDPNMMPVMEIGVSGNEDLVKLKQIVDDEITGKIERIEGVASVSVTGGKAKEIRITLLPDKLKGYNIVPSTVAQSIAAENLNLPAGEVKQGTSTLTLRAVGEFNSIEEIRNLPITTPGGVIYLRDIAEVEEVFKEMTSYAYINGQSSISLSIQKQSTANTVQVSKQINKVLDQLRTELKDIEITTIYDSAEFINSSIGNVASTAILGGILAVFILFIFLRNIRSTFIVGTAIPVSIITTFALMYFSGLTLNMVSLGGLALGVGMLVDNAIVVLENIYRHREKGASRIDAADEGTTEVGMAVLASTLTTIAVFLPIVFVEGIAAKMFKEMALTVTYSLTASLVVAVTLVPMMASKILKVEKVDEIKRRKITTKIFDKWSAVLDKVDKGYRRVLHWTIHHRVKAALITIGVFIGTLLIPAFGLVGMEFFPASDEGSFSISITLPKGTVIEETFEVVEQVQARLESIEEIQEVFVNIGGGGSMISTGTSSNRATLTVNIGSVKERKRSVDEIADEVRNLVSDIPGAEFSVTGSSSMMMGGGGSPISIQIAGDDLEQLELIANDVVSLVESVEGTREVTSSIEDGIPEAQITINRNKASLYGLNMATISNTLKTAVQGSVTTKYKVDGTEIDVRMVYDTSKSEYLKDIRNIAITSPMGVNVPLSEVADISISQSPTSIARDNQKRVVTVNSSLFGVDMNTAKTAIEQKLQSYPMPEGYSYEFAGEVEEMMESFASLGLALLLAILLVYMVLAAQFESFLHPFTIMFSVPLALTGAILALFVTGRTLSMPSFIGLIMLVGIVVNNAIVLIDYIIQLRQRGYNRTEAILEAGPTRLRPILMTTLTTVLGMIPMALGIGEGGETMAPLATAVIGGLSLSTVLTLVVIPLNYTLFDDISVKLRGKRKKNKTQQITI, from the coding sequence ATGAAGCTTTCAAAAGTATCAATACAGCGTCCTGTTACCACTGTCATGGTAGTGTTTATTGTTATACTGCTGGGGATAGTATCTATTGGAAGGTTACCGGTAGATTTATTGCCAAGCTTTGAACTTCCTTATGCATTGGTCATGACATCTTATAATGGGGCAGGGCCTCAGGAAATAGAATCGTTAATTACCAAGCCCTTAGAATCTATGGTAGGCACAGTAAGCAATTTAAAGAACATAACATCCACGTCTTCCAATGGTTCCTCAATGATTTTTGTGGAGTTTAATGATGGAACCGATATGGATGTGGCGATGCTTAATATGAGAGAAAAGATTGACATGATTAAAGACTTTTTACCGGAGGATGCAGAAGATCCCTTGGTAATGGCACTTGATCCCAATATGATGCCAGTCATGGAAATAGGGGTTAGTGGAAATGAAGATTTGGTTAAATTAAAACAGATAGTAGACGACGAAATAACCGGTAAAATTGAAAGAATAGAAGGGGTTGCTTCTGTAAGCGTAACAGGAGGAAAAGCAAAGGAAATACGCATTACTTTACTTCCAGATAAACTAAAAGGCTATAATATAGTCCCCAGTACAGTAGCACAATCCATAGCAGCAGAAAACTTAAACCTTCCTGCAGGGGAAGTGAAGCAGGGAACCAGTACCCTTACCCTGCGTGCTGTAGGAGAATTTAACAGTATCGAGGAAATTAGAAATCTTCCTATTACGACTCCCGGAGGCGTAATATATTTAAGAGATATCGCAGAAGTTGAAGAAGTATTTAAAGAAATGACTTCTTATGCATATATAAATGGTCAGTCCAGTATTAGTTTATCTATTCAAAAACAATCCACAGCAAATACAGTACAGGTGTCAAAACAGATTAATAAAGTATTGGATCAATTAAGAACTGAATTAAAGGATATTGAGATCACAACAATTTACGACAGTGCAGAATTTATTAATTCATCCATTGGAAATGTTGCATCTACTGCTATTTTAGGTGGAATATTGGCGGTATTCATATTATTTATTTTCTTAAGAAATATAAGAAGTACATTTATTGTTGGCACAGCAATTCCCGTATCTATTATTACGACCTTTGCTCTTATGTATTTTAGCGGACTTACTCTTAATATGGTTTCCTTAGGCGGTTTAGCTCTAGGAGTTGGAATGCTGGTAGATAATGCTATTGTTGTTTTGGAAAACATCTATAGACATAGGGAAAAAGGAGCAAGTCGAATTGACGCAGCTGATGAGGGAACTACAGAAGTGGGAATGGCGGTTCTGGCTTCTACCCTTACAACCATTGCCGTATTCCTGCCTATAGTGTTTGTTGAGGGAATCGCTGCAAAAATGTTTAAAGAGATGGCATTAACGGTAACCTATTCTTTAACGGCTTCTTTGGTAGTTGCAGTAACACTGGTGCCTATGATGGCATCTAAGATTTTAAAGGTTGAAAAAGTAGATGAAATTAAAAGAAGAAAAATAACAACCAAAATATTTGATAAATGGAGCGCAGTACTGGATAAGGTAGATAAGGGATACAGAAGAGTACTTCACTGGACCATACACCATAGGGTGAAGGCAGCTTTGATTACGATAGGCGTTTTTATAGGAACTTTATTAATTCCTGCATTTGGTCTGGTTGGAATGGAATTTTTCCCCGCTTCTGACGAAGGAAGTTTTAGTATCAGTATAACCCTTCCAAAAGGTACAGTTATAGAAGAAACCTTTGAAGTGGTGGAGCAGGTTCAAGCAAGATTAGAGAGTATAGAAGAAATACAGGAAGTTTTTGTGAATATAGGCGGAGGAGGCAGCATGATCAGTACGGGGACCTCTTCTAACCGTGCCACATTGACAGTGAATATAGGCTCCGTCAAAGAAAGAAAACGTTCTGTAGATGAAATTGCAGATGAAGTAAGAAACCTGGTTTCTGATATTCCGGGAGCAGAATTCTCTGTTACAGGAAGCAGTTCTATGATGATGGGAGGGGGAGGAAGTCCGATTTCTATACAAATTGCAGGAGACGATTTAGAACAGTTAGAACTCATCGCCAATGACGTTGTATCTCTTGTAGAAAGTGTAGAGGGAACAAGAGAGGTAACAAGCTCTATTGAGGACGGAATTCCAGAAGCTCAAATTACGATTAACAGAAATAAAGCATCCTTGTATGGACTTAATATGGCAACCATATCGAACACCTTAAAAACTGCCGTACAAGGTTCTGTGACAACAAAGTATAAGGTAGACGGAACGGAAATTGATGTAAGGATGGTATACGATACATCAAAATCAGAGTACTTAAAGGATATTAGAAATATTGCCATTACATCTCCTATGGGAGTGAATGTTCCTTTGTCCGAGGTAGCAGATATTTCAATTAGTCAAAGCCCTACCAGTATCGCCAGAGATAACCAAAAGAGAGTTGTAACCGTCAACTCATCTCTTTTTGGGGTAGATATGAATACGGCTAAGACGGCTATTGAACAAAAACTACAAAGCTATCCTATGCCTGAAGGATATAGTTATGAATTTGCGGGAGAAGTAGAAGAAATGATGGAGTCCTTTGCAAGTCTTGGATTGGCGTTGTTATTAGCAATTCTGCTCGTATATATGGTTTTGGCAGCGCAATTCGAATCCTTCCTCCATCCATTCACAATTATGTTTTCTGTACCCCTGGCGTTAACAGGAGCGATTCTTGCATTGTTTGTAACGGGCAGAACCTTAAGCATGCCGTCCTTTATAGGATTAATTATGCTGGTAGGTATTGTCGTTAATAATGCGATTGTATTGATTGACTATATTATTCAGCTTCGTCAAAGAGGATATAACAGAACAGAAGCTATTTTAGAGGCTGGTCCGACAAGACTTCGTCCTATTCTGATGACAACCCTTACAACTGTTCTGGGTATGATTCCTATGGCATTAGGAATTGGTGAAGGGGGAGAAACCATGGCTCCTCTGGCTACAGCTGTTATAGGAGGATTATCCTTGTCTACAGTCCTCACCTTAGTTGTTATTCCTCTTAACTATACATTGTTTGATGATATATCCGTGAAGTTAAGAGGGAAAAGAAAGAAAAATAAAACCCAACAAATTACAATATAA
- the yfcE gene encoding phosphodiesterase, with amino-acid sequence MKLFFVSDIHGSAYYAKKALEIFKKENADYIVILGDELYHGPRNPLPLEYNPQEVITLLNGIGDKIIAVRGNCDSEVDEMVLNFPIMSTYSTIFYNGKRLFLSHGHIYNEANLPKLSSGDVFIYGHTHIPKAEKSGDIFIINPGSISLPKENHPNSYGILEDDVFKIKNLEGETFKEIKIR; translated from the coding sequence ATGAAACTGTTTTTTGTATCAGATATCCACGGTTCAGCTTATTATGCCAAAAAAGCTTTAGAAATTTTTAAAAAGGAAAATGCAGATTATATCGTGATCCTGGGAGATGAATTGTATCATGGTCCAAGAAATCCACTGCCTTTAGAATATAATCCACAGGAAGTCATCACTTTATTGAATGGTATTGGGGATAAAATTATAGCTGTAAGAGGAAACTGTGATAGTGAAGTAGATGAGATGGTCCTTAATTTCCCTATTATGTCGACATATTCTACGATTTTCTATAATGGAAAAAGATTATTTTTGAGTCATGGGCATATTTATAATGAAGCCAATCTTCCTAAATTAAGCAGTGGAGATGTATTTATTTACGGTCATACCCATATTCCCAAAGCAGAAAAATCAGGAGATATATTTATAATCAATCCGGGTTCCATTTCACTGCCAAAAGAAAATCATCCTAATTCTTATGGAATTTTAGAGGATGATGTGTTTAAAATCAAAAATTTAGAGGGTGAAACATTTAAAGAAATTAAAATAAGGTAG
- the trpS gene encoding tryptophan--tRNA ligase — protein MTADIQTEKKKVIFSGMQPSGNITLGNYLGALKNWTKLQDEYNCLFCIVDLHALTVRQNPAELRKRSREVLMQYIAAGLDPEKNIIYYQSHVPAHAELAWILNCFTYMGELNRMTQFKEKSQKHKDNINAGLFTYPVLMAADILLYQADLVPVGNDQSQHLEIARDIAIRFNNLYGDTFTVPEGYFPKVGARIMSLQEPTKKMSKSDENENAFIALLDSPDTIVRKLKRAVTDSEAKIQYTDKQPGIKNLLDIYCSITEESIEQAVERFSSLGYGEFKLKVAEVIIEALRPLQNRFYELEKDKQYIDGIIKNNAEKASYIANKTLRKVQKKIGLPPIVK, from the coding sequence ATGACAGCAGATATACAAACAGAAAAAAAGAAGGTTATATTTAGTGGAATGCAGCCTTCAGGAAATATTACTTTAGGAAATTATTTAGGCGCTTTAAAGAACTGGACGAAATTACAAGATGAATACAATTGCTTGTTTTGTATTGTAGACCTCCATGCCTTAACCGTACGTCAAAATCCTGCTGAACTTAGAAAAAGATCGAGAGAAGTTTTGATGCAGTATATTGCGGCAGGGCTGGATCCTGAGAAAAATATTATTTATTATCAATCCCATGTACCTGCTCATGCAGAATTAGCATGGATTCTTAACTGCTTTACATATATGGGCGAATTAAACCGCATGACTCAGTTCAAGGAAAAGTCCCAAAAGCATAAGGACAATATTAACGCCGGATTATTTACTTATCCAGTCCTGATGGCGGCGGACATTTTATTGTATCAGGCGGATTTAGTGCCTGTTGGAAACGATCAAAGCCAGCACCTGGAAATTGCAAGAGACATTGCCATTCGATTCAATAATTTATATGGGGATACCTTTACTGTTCCGGAAGGGTATTTCCCTAAAGTAGGTGCAAGGATTATGAGTCTGCAGGAGCCTACTAAGAAGATGTCAAAATCCGATGAGAATGAAAATGCATTTATTGCTCTGTTAGATTCTCCAGATACCATTGTAAGAAAATTAAAGAGAGCTGTAACAGATTCAGAAGCCAAAATTCAATATACCGATAAACAGCCGGGAATAAAAAATCTTCTGGATATTTATTGCAGTATTACAGAGGAATCTATAGAACAGGCAGTGGAGAGATTTTCATCCTTAGGCTATGGGGAGTTTAAACTAAAGGTAGCAGAAGTGATTATAGAAGCCTTAAGACCTCTCCAAAACAGATTCTATGAATTGGAAAAAGATAAGCAATATATAGACGGAATCATTAAAAATAATGCAGAAAAAGCATCTTATATTGCCAATAAGACTTTAAGAAAAGTTCAAAAGAAAATTGGACTTCCTCCAATTGTAAAATAA
- a CDS encoding S-ribosylhomocysteine lyase produces MKKITSFTVDHNKLLRGIFVSRKDPAGSEILTTFDIRMKEPNREPVLNTAEIHTMEHLGATFLRNHPNYAEKIIYFGPMGCRTGFYLIIHGDFSSEEVLPLITEMFEFMSTFEGNVPGASAVECGNYLDMNLPMAKYESKKFLDEVLKNIKKENLNYPG; encoded by the coding sequence TTGAAAAAAATTACGAGTTTTACCGTCGATCATAATAAGCTTCTTAGGGGAATCTTTGTTTCCAGAAAAGATCCTGCAGGAAGTGAAATATTAACGACTTTTGATATAAGAATGAAAGAACCCAATCGCGAACCCGTATTAAATACGGCTGAAATTCATACCATGGAACATCTGGGAGCTACTTTCCTTAGAAACCATCCGAATTATGCCGAGAAGATCATTTACTTCGGTCCCATGGGATGTAGAACCGGCTTCTATCTTATTATACATGGGGATTTCTCTTCTGAAGAGGTCCTTCCTTTAATCACAGAAATGTTTGAATTTATGTCTACTTTCGAAGGAAATGTTCCCGGTGCTTCTGCTGTGGAATGTGGGAACTATTTGGATATGAATCTTCCTATGGCGAAATATGAATCTAAAAAGTTCTTAGATGAAGTCCTAAAAAATATTAAAAAGGAAAATCTCAATTATCCTGGATAA
- a CDS encoding ion channel — protein MKSFLAYLSYLWKNWDISSRLFFVFSVLFLIGFFLIKYNIEPFYIQVIWFIGFGGIFLTISFISFFAGFLINVLLLLLLPFILTQTNLIFSDQSRTSITLLIISYFFLITIVDLLIMAYHISDRVFLHTLFLLIQYLILLSSILLTFAILYAYLGNISNEGIKTSDRIIQNWDALYFSATTFFTIGFGDIIPHSYSSITKSIIIVQAMISHLVTTILWPIIIIFTTRSFNK, from the coding sequence ATGAAATCTTTCTTAGCTTACTTATCATACTTATGGAAGAACTGGGATATATCCTCTCGTTTATTTTTTGTTTTCAGTGTATTGTTTTTAATTGGTTTTTTTCTCATCAAATATAATATTGAACCATTTTATATTCAAGTGATATGGTTTATAGGTTTTGGAGGAATTTTCCTAACGATTAGTTTTATCTCTTTCTTCGCAGGCTTTTTAATCAATGTCTTGCTGCTTTTACTGCTTCCCTTTATATTAACCCAAACAAATTTGATTTTTTCAGATCAATCCCGTACTTCTATTACTCTTTTAATCATCAGCTATTTTTTCTTAATTACGATTGTTGACCTTCTGATTATGGCATACCATATTTCCGATAGAGTTTTTTTGCATACTTTATTTTTATTGATTCAATATCTTATATTACTCTCTTCCATCCTTTTAACTTTTGCTATCTTATATGCATATCTTGGGAATATTTCCAATGAAGGCATAAAGACCAGTGACCGAATCATACAAAATTGGGATGCTCTTTATTTTAGCGCAACAACTTTTTTCACCATCGGGTTTGGAGATATTATTCCTCATTCTTATTCTTCTATAACCAAAAGCATTATCATTGTTCAGGCAATGATAAGTCATCTGGTCACTACGATACTTTGGCCCATCATTATAATCTTTACAACAAGATCATTCAATAAATAA
- a CDS encoding efflux RND transporter periplasmic adaptor subunit produces the protein MKMKRLIPIVLALGMLTVGCGQTNQEAMNEVEEKSTPVKVEQVSKGQISNTFTYGGKINPRQQITVTSKIVGKVKEVNFDIGDVVKAGDVLFTLDEKDIQNTIRSLEAQIKSAEATVNMSKIGLNSAKGSQKEQQKSQLESSLKMAEIQLQDAKKAYEDMKTLYEIGSASKQQLDQMKTAYETASIGYNSAKDAYDLFINSLSKESIERAESQLTQAAATKEGLEVQLANAYESLKDTAVKSPIDGIVSSRTIDPGEMVSGAVAPFTIIQMDTVSVEVNVSEQLINKIEKGQKVTVHVSSAFDKPFEGTIHAISPAADERTFTYPVKIEIPNKEGLLKPGMFAEVEFSADTVKDAVIVPREAVLTEGDVHYVYIVEGDRAKKLAVKLGLDNGKEAEILEGLNEGVQLVIKGQNYLEDGGKVQITEN, from the coding sequence ATGAAGATGAAAAGATTAATCCCTATCGTACTTGCTTTAGGGATGTTGACTGTTGGCTGTGGCCAAACCAACCAAGAAGCGATGAACGAGGTAGAAGAAAAATCAACACCTGTCAAAGTAGAACAGGTTTCAAAAGGACAAATTTCTAATACCTTTACATATGGGGGTAAAATCAATCCCAGGCAACAGATTACCGTTACAAGCAAAATTGTAGGCAAAGTAAAAGAAGTGAATTTTGACATTGGAGACGTCGTTAAAGCTGGAGACGTATTATTCACCTTAGATGAAAAAGATATTCAAAATACCATAAGAAGTCTGGAAGCCCAAATAAAATCTGCTGAGGCGACGGTGAATATGAGTAAAATCGGCCTTAACAGTGCAAAAGGAAGTCAGAAGGAACAGCAAAAAAGCCAGTTGGAATCCTCTTTAAAAATGGCTGAAATTCAATTACAGGATGCTAAAAAGGCTTATGAAGATATGAAAACCTTATATGAAATAGGTTCAGCCTCCAAACAGCAATTGGATCAGATGAAAACAGCTTATGAAACAGCTTCTATCGGATACAATTCTGCAAAAGATGCCTATGATTTGTTTATCAATAGTCTTTCAAAAGAAAGCATTGAAAGAGCAGAAAGCCAATTGACTCAGGCAGCTGCTACAAAAGAAGGTTTAGAAGTTCAATTGGCTAACGCCTATGAAAGTTTAAAAGATACAGCAGTTAAAAGTCCTATTGACGGTATTGTAAGCAGCCGTACCATTGATCCAGGAGAAATGGTAAGTGGAGCCGTTGCACCTTTTACGATTATACAAATGGATACGGTATCTGTAGAAGTGAATGTTTCTGAGCAGCTCATTAATAAAATTGAAAAAGGTCAGAAGGTAACAGTACATGTAAGTTCTGCTTTTGATAAACCCTTTGAAGGAACGATTCATGCCATAAGCCCTGCAGCGGATGAAAGAACTTTTACATACCCTGTAAAAATAGAAATTCCTAATAAGGAAGGGCTACTCAAACCCGGTATGTTTGCAGAAGTGGAATTTTCAGCGGACACAGTAAAAGATGCAGTTATAGTTCCCAGAGAAGCTGTATTAACTGAAGGGGATGTGCATTATGTTTATATTGTTGAAGGAGACAGAGCTAAAAAATTAGCGGTAAAATTAGGCCTTGATAATGGAAAAGAAGCAGAAATTTTAGAAGGATTAAATGAAGGAGTGCAACTTGTTATAAAAGGACAAAATTATCTTGAAGATGGTGGTAAAGTCCAGATTACAGAGAATTAG
- a CDS encoding MarR family winged helix-turn-helix transcriptional regulator encodes MEEKKVNEISHQFLKFTMSLKRWLHDNYLKEFNINGKGDCDLTGRQFSILIVVHEFQCCTISDLEKELNVSSSSLSIVVSKLVKEGYLQRTYPSEEEDRRKTYISLTQKGMSVLIEAYERIIKVFGEFYSNLDEKKQKDFEEGLEKLNAIFGSSIQ; translated from the coding sequence ATGGAAGAGAAAAAGGTAAACGAGATCAGTCATCAATTTTTGAAATTCACAATGAGTTTAAAACGCTGGCTTCATGACAACTATTTAAAAGAATTCAATATTAACGGAAAGGGCGATTGTGATCTTACAGGAAGGCAATTTAGTATCTTGATCGTTGTACATGAATTTCAATGCTGTACAATATCGGATTTAGAGAAGGAGCTCAATGTAAGCAGCAGCAGCCTGTCCATTGTTGTCTCTAAATTGGTTAAAGAAGGCTATCTGCAAAGAACATATCCTTCAGAGGAGGAAGACAGAAGAAAGACATACATATCTTTAACTCAAAAAGGCATGTCGGTACTTATTGAAGCCTATGAAAGAATTATTAAGGTTTTTGGAGAGTTCTATTCTAATCTGGATGAAAAAAAGCAAAAGGATTTTGAAGAAGGCTTAGAAAAATTAAATGCCATTTTTGGCAGTTCAATTCAATAA
- a CDS encoding tryptophan transporter, with protein MKVKQLTMSAILLAIGAILHYIVPGIFAGMKPDFLLSMMFLAIFINFNATNVAATSIACGLISALTTTFPGGQIPNIIDKCITGIVVGLLIYGLSKISIPQTIKMGLIGFIGTLISGTVFLGSAYLLVGLPGGASFGALFMAVVIPASIGNVIFTILLYQIIARVGLSRVTLSE; from the coding sequence ATGAAGGTAAAACAATTAACTATGTCGGCAATTTTATTGGCAATCGGGGCGATTTTACACTACATTGTTCCAGGAATTTTTGCAGGTATGAAACCGGACTTCTTATTATCCATGATGTTTTTAGCAATTTTTATTAATTTTAACGCAACGAATGTGGCTGCAACATCTATTGCCTGTGGATTGATCTCAGCGTTAACAACTACTTTCCCTGGAGGTCAAATTCCTAATATTATTGATAAGTGTATTACAGGTATTGTTGTTGGATTATTGATTTATGGATTAAGTAAGATCTCCATTCCTCAAACCATTAAAATGGGACTTATAGGATTTATAGGAACACTCATCAGTGGAACAGTATTTTTAGGCAGTGCTTATCTTTTAGTAGGACTTCCCGGCGGAGCAAGTTTTGGAGCGTTATTTATGGCAGTAGTTATTCCGGCATCCATCGGAAATGTGATTTTTACAATTTTACTGTATCAAATTATCGCCCGTGTAGGCTTAAGCAGAGTAACACTTTCTGAGTAA